One part of the Bacteroidota bacterium genome encodes these proteins:
- a CDS encoding radical SAM protein, translated as MNHVELIKMIHDLDLQKYFSELDVYEECRLCPRNCGVNRLLGEEGYCRSDASFTISSICNHMGEEPPISGDKGICNIFFTNCNLQCVFCQNYQISRNTFDFSEYRMDFRRVLLSIAGILRSGMNIIGFVSPGHVIPQVKMIIRALRDLGLDPVFVYNSNGYDKVETLRSLEGM; from the coding sequence TTGAACCATGTTGAACTTATAAAAATGATCCATGACCTGGATCTGCAGAAATACTTCTCAGAGCTGGATGTTTATGAGGAATGCAGGCTTTGTCCCAGGAATTGCGGCGTGAACAGACTGTTGGGTGAAGAGGGTTATTGTCGCAGCGATGCTTCCTTCACCATCTCATCCATTTGCAATCACATGGGGGAGGAGCCGCCGATTTCGGGTGATAAAGGCATTTGCAATATTTTTTTTACCAACTGCAACCTTCAGTGTGTTTTCTGCCAGAATTACCAGATCAGCCGCAATACCTTTGATTTTAGTGAGTATCGCATGGATTTCCGCCGGGTGCTGCTCTCTATAGCCGGTATTCTTCGCTCCGGGATGAATATTATCGGTTTTGTATCGCCCGGACATGTGATCCCCCAGGTGAAAATGATCATTCGCGCCCTGCGTGATCTTGGACTGGATCCTGTTTTTGTATACAACTCCAATGGTTATGATAAGGTAGAAACCCTCAGGTCGCTGGAAGGTATGAT